A single genomic interval of Stieleria maiorica harbors:
- a CDS encoding PSP1 domain-containing protein, whose translation MTSPESPESREQTERTKPKQPLEYVARFGSMRILGVLSARERFRYNDRVVARTDRGTEIATVLCEATPNALDAMQEPTAGKIIRRLSADDLNQWEHIQGQTRDDLTICQRCVDARRLKMDLVDVERLLGGERVVVYYVAEGRVDFRQLVRDLAGEFQTRIEMRQIGVRDEAKLLADYGDCGQPLCCATFLSKMPPVSMKMAKLQRSTLDPTKISGRCGRLKCCLRYEFETYEQLAAELPPIGSEILTREGNAAVLAHDILSQQLMVRTDDNRRILLGVDQVVRVTKAPPPAKNRRGGRKGGSKDS comes from the coding sequence ATGACAAGTCCGGAGTCTCCGGAAAGTCGAGAGCAAACCGAACGAACGAAACCGAAACAGCCGCTGGAATATGTTGCCCGGTTCGGTTCCATGCGAATCCTGGGCGTGCTCAGTGCACGTGAACGGTTTCGCTACAACGATCGGGTTGTGGCGCGGACCGATCGTGGGACGGAAATCGCGACGGTGTTGTGCGAAGCGACGCCCAACGCGTTGGACGCGATGCAGGAGCCGACCGCGGGCAAAATCATCCGGCGGCTTTCCGCCGATGATTTGAACCAGTGGGAACACATCCAGGGGCAGACGCGGGATGATTTGACGATTTGCCAGCGCTGTGTCGATGCGCGGCGATTGAAAATGGATTTGGTCGACGTCGAACGCCTGTTGGGCGGAGAACGGGTCGTCGTCTATTACGTCGCCGAGGGGCGGGTCGATTTTCGGCAACTGGTCCGCGATCTGGCCGGAGAATTCCAGACGCGGATCGAAATGCGTCAAATCGGGGTCCGCGACGAAGCCAAGCTGCTGGCCGACTACGGTGACTGTGGCCAGCCATTGTGCTGTGCGACGTTTTTGAGCAAGATGCCGCCGGTGTCGATGAAGATGGCTAAACTACAGCGGTCAACCCTCGATCCGACCAAAATCTCGGGGCGGTGCGGGCGGCTGAAGTGTTGTTTACGCTATGAATTCGAGACCTATGAGCAGTTGGCTGCCGAATTGCCGCCGATCGGGTCGGAGATTTTGACCCGAGAAGGCAACGCGGCGGTCTTGGCTCACGACATTCTTTCGCAACAATTGATGGTGCGTACGGATGACAATCGGAGGATACTGTTGGGTGTCGACCAGGTCGTTCGCGTGACCAAGGCTCCGCCGCCGGCCAAAAACCGCCGCGGCGGACGCAAGGGTGGATCCAAAGACTCGTGA